Proteins from one Triticum aestivum cultivar Chinese Spring chromosome 7A, IWGSC CS RefSeq v2.1, whole genome shotgun sequence genomic window:
- the LOC123153033 gene encoding uncharacterized protein: METPGEQGLELVDSNVKLQLIKRQNEESLVLNLLFRACPPAVSVPQKGFVQKQNLDITEYSEPVVFDLADPPVYAVDQQGVAYEGQSSSYIAAVGPAVLTQESRSVLNPKLKEVVEEEQVGYDGSYACSSEGSEGQYDSDMGDLRPNYNEEMHDAEDMEMEEGNRQREEEVQEQHEEETEDEESEEELEDEEQVHYEGDTEVEELFELEDDDPIVPEEEEKIYVPAKKKQKLQVRRGPTTRKSRAKKRPARVWYNEDLEQPHQQLKLHMCFKDQHQFRDALLSLHITQCRDFKYHRNSDQRIIVHCKNEHCKFCIVAAVIKGENTFVIKKMRIQHTCPSSTETSRVSAKWLAKQYEPLFRSDVSTSIHTLIDACMEKYGVDVPKAMAYRAKNLAVEAVLGDHRKQYPRLRDYAQTVMDTNPGSRVIVTTVTPKATEKIPHPGPRFHAMFYCINGAREGFLQGCRPFIGIDGCFIKLTTGAQILAATGRDGNNNIYPLAFGIVGQEDKANWCWFLHQLKICLGGEVGQYGPYTIMSDRQKGLLYAVNRVFPNSHQRFCLRHIYANFQNAGFRGEDLKKCMDNASYAYNEHKFNKAMDDLKAESVEAWQWLSAIPKKTWARHAFDTNSKTDLVVNNLSEVFNKYILDHRKKPIRTMCDGIKDKQMVRWHRNRESGREARWEITPHYSEKLEIEKERARYCKPIQAGVNLWQVTSGEQTHAVNLEVETCGCRKWDLSGIPCNHAISAINKAKRFPEDFVSKFFKKPYYLAAYEPMIYPVPGEHDWTKTPGPDIEPPAFKVKKGRRKEKRIKGKFEVPKPKSTSRMGTITCSNCGLQGHKYTTLP; the protein is encoded by the exons ATGGAGACCCCAGGAGAGCAGGGCTTGGAATTGGTTGATAGTAATGTTAAACTACAGTTGATCAAGAGGCAGAATGAGGAGAGTTTGGTGCTTAATTTGCTATTTAGGGCTTGTCCACCAGCTGTCAGTGTACCACAGAAGGGTTTTGTACAGAAGCAAAATTTAGATATAACTGAATATTCTGAGCCTGTTGTTTTTGATCTTGCCGATCCTCCTGTTTATGCTGTTGATCAGCAAGGTGTTGCTTATGAAGGTCAGAGTAGCAGTTATATTGCAGCTGTAGGCCCTGCTGTTTTAACACAAGAGAGCAGGAGTGTTCTAAATCCCAAGTTAAAAGAAGTTGTGGAAGAAGAACAAGTTGGCTATGATGGCAGTTATGCATGTTCATCTGAAGGATCTGAAGGGCAGTATGATAGTGACATGGGGGATTTAAGGCCTAACTATAATGAGGAAATGCATGATGCTGAAGACATGGAGATGGAAGAGGGAAATAGACAGAGAGAGGAAGAAgtacaagagcaacatgaggaagaaacagaggatgaAGAATCAGAAGAAGAATTAGAGGATGAAGAACAAgtgcattatgagggtgacacagAGGTAGAGGAATTATTTGAGTTGGAGGATGATGACCCTATTGTTCCAGAAGAGGAGGAAAAAATATATgtgccagcaaagaagaagcagaagttgCAAGTAAGGAGGGGACCAACAACAAG GAAGAGTAGGGCAAAGAAGAGGCCAGCTAGAGTATGGTACAATGAGGATTTGGAACAACCACACCAACAACTAAAACTGCATATGTGCTTCAAAGATCAACATCAATTCAGAGATGCTCTGTTGAGCTTGCACATCACTCAGTGCAGAGACTTCAAGTATCACAGGAACTCAGATCAGAGGATCATTGTGCATTGCAAGAATGAACATTGTAAGTTCTGCATTGTGGCAGCTGTTATAAAAGGGGAAAACACTTTTGTAATTAAGAAGATGAGGATACAACACACCTGCCCTAGTTCTACTGAAACAAGCAGGGTAAGTGCAAAGTGGCTTGCAAAGCAATATGAGCCACTATTCAGATCTGATGTCAGTACTAGCATACATACACTTATTGATGCCTGCATGGAAAAGTATGGTGTGGATGTGCCCAAGGCTATGGCATATAGGGCAAAAAACTTAGCTGTTGAGGCTGTGTTGGGAGATCATAGGAAGCAATACCCAAGGCTGAGAGACTATGCTCAGACTGTGATGgatacaaaccctgggagtagagtTATAGTCACCACTGTAACTCCAAAAGCCACTGAAAAAATCCCACATCCAGGACCAagattccatgccatgttttactgcatcaatggagcaagggagggattTCTACAGGGCTGTAGACCATTCATTG GTATTGATGGATGTTTTATCAAGCTGACCACTGGTGCACAAATCcttgctgccactggtagagatggcaaTAACAACATATACCCACTGGCATTTGGCATTGTTGGACAAGAGGACAAAGCAAACTGGTGCTGGTTTCTACACCAACTGAAGATTTGTCTTGGAGGAGAAGTTGGACAGTATGGTCCATATACTATAATGTCAGACAGACAGAAG GGGCTATTATATGCAGTGAATAGAGTTTTTCCTAACAGTCATCAAAGATTCTGCTTAAGACACATATATGCAAACTTCCAGAATGCTGGCTTTAGGGGGGAGGACCTTAAGAAGTGCATGGATAATGCCAGTTATGCATATAATGAACACAAATTTAATAAAGCAATGGATGATCTCAAAGCTGAGAGTGTGGAAGCTTGGCAGTGGCTTAGTGCAATACCCAAGAAAACATGGGCTaggcatgcatttgacacaaaTAGCAAGACTGACTTGGTTGTCAACAATTTGTCAGAGGTGTTTAACAAGTACATCCTAGATCATAGGAAAAAACCAATAAGAACTATGTGTGATGGCATAAAGGATAAGCAGATGGTTAGGTGGCACAGGAATAGAGAGAGTGGAAGGGAAGCTAGATGGGAGATCACACCACATTACAGTGAGAAGTTGGAGATTGAAAAGGAAAGGGCCAGGTACTGCAAACCCATTCAAGCAGGTGTTAACTTGTGGCAAGTAACTAGTGGTGAGCAAACACATGCTGTCAATTTGGAAGTTGAAACCTGTGGTTGCAGAAAGTGGGACCTCAGTGGCATCCCATGtaaccatgccatctcagcaatCAACAAGGCAAAAAGGTTTCCAGAGGACTTTGTAAGCAAATTCTTCAAGAAACCATATTATTTGGCAGCATATGAACCAATGATATATCCTGTCCCTGGTGAGCATGACTGGACAAAGACCCCAGGTCCAGACATAGAACCACCAGCATTTAAAGtgaagaaaggaagaaggaaaGAGAAGAGAATAAAGGGAAAATTTGAAGTTCCAAAGCCAAAGTCCACCTCAAGAATGGGGACAATAACTTGTAGCAATTGTGGATTACAAGGGCATAAATACACAACCTTGCCTTAA